TTATCGGAGATATTCGGAATGTAGAGATACTTGCCGATATCGGAATTATACTTCTTCTTTTTACGGTAGGAATAGAGTTCTCGATAAGGAACCTTCTTAAGATGAGAAGGGCTGTCATATATGGCGGTGGAAGTCAGGTATTGCTTAGCATAATGGCATCCACAGTGGCGGTTTATGCATTTACAGGGGACCTCGGAAAATCTATTTTTGCAGGATTCCTCATTGCCCTAAGCAGTACTGCAATAGTTCTAAAGCTACTTCTGGAAAGAGGCGAGATGGATTCCCCCCATGGCAGGATGATGGTTGGGATACTGATATTTCAAGACCTCTGCGTTGTGCCTTTTATGCTTTTAATCCCTTTCCTCACAGGCTCTCGCATAGACATGCTCACCATTGGTCTAACGATGTTAAAGGCAGGGGTTATCATAACACTGGTTCTTATTAGTGCAAAATGGATTGTGCCTAAAGTCCTCCATCAGGTTGTGCACACAAGAGGCAGAGAGCTTTTTACAATCACAATCATATTTCTGTGTCTTGGGATTGCCCTTTTGACATCGAAGTTTGGACTTTCTCTTGCATTAGGTGCATTCCTTGCAGGACTTATAATATCGGAATCAGAGTATTCCTATCAAGCAACATCGGAGATATTACCATTTAAAAACAGCTTTCTTGGAATATTTTTTGTTTCGGTTGGTATGCTAATTGACACAGGTTATATAGGAGACAACCTCCTGAAGATTATCGTAGCGGTTCTGGTCATATTCGGTATTAAGGCATTGACAACAATTGCCTCTATGCTTTCCATAGGGAACACTCCGAGGGCATCCTTGCATATTGGCATTGGACTTATGCAGATAGGGGCGTTTTCCTTTGTGCTGGCAGTGGCAGGGAAAGAGGTAGGACTTATACAGCAAGACACTTATCAGATGTTTCTTTCTGCATCCGTAATAACCATGGCACTGGCACCACTCCTACTTAAATCCGCACCTGATGTGTCTGCATGGCTGACAGCTAAAAAACCCCTTAAACGCTTAAGCAGACTCAGAAAAGAGGAGATATTCCCAAAAGGACGCTCGAATCATGTCATTATTATTGGTTTTGGCTTAAATGGCAGAAATCTGGCTAATGTCCTTCGGAAAACAGACATACCTTATGTCATATTAGAGCTAAACAGCGATACAGTCGGAGAGGAAAAGAAAAAAGGTCAGCCAATTTATTTTGGAGATGGAACTCAAAAAGAAATCCTCGAAAAATTAGGCATCAAAGAGGCAAAGGTCCTCGTTGTTGCCATCTCTGACCCTGTCTCGACAAGAAACATCGTAGCAGTAGCGAAAAAAGAAAACCCCAGAATTCATATCGTTGTCAGGACAAGGTATCTCTCGGAGGTAGATGACCTCAGAAGCTTGGGCACAGAGGAAGTCATACCAGAGGAGTTTGAGACATCCGTAGAGATTTTCTCGAGGGTTCTTCACCACTACCGTCTGCCGATTAATGTAATCACGGAACATACGGAAGATATAAGAAAAGACAGCTATAGGGCTTTAAGAACTACGGAGCTTCCCAAAAGACATCTCACAGAAAGACACGACATGCTCTCCGAGATAGAAACAGAGACATATATTATAAAAGAGGATTCTCATCTTAGCGGTCACTCCTTAAAAGAACTCCAGATGAGGACAAAAACAGGATGCACAATCCTTGCAATTCAAAGAGGCGATATAGTGCACCAGAACCCCAGGCCTGACTTCGCCCTCAAAAAACAAGACATCATCCTTCTTGTAGGCAAGAAAGAGGATATACAGAGAGCAATAACCTATATGGAGTCAGATAAAATGCTGACGCTTAAATACCACTGAGGAAAAACTTCTTTGCCTACACAGGACATAAATATAGATGAGACTAAAACCAATCTTATGGCAGATATAAAGTATCTTACGGAAGTGGTAGGTGAAAGAAGCTATATGGATGTAGAAAAACTGAACATGACTGCCGATTATATAGAAGAGAGATTCCGCTCTATTGGCTGTGATACAAAAAGACAGCCATTTCAATATGCTGGAAATACCTACTGGAACATAATCTGCGAGATAAGAGGCTTGAGTGAGCCTGATAAGACAATCGTCATAGGTGCACATTATGACACTGTCTCAGGCACTCCGGGGGCAGATGACAATGCGAGTGGTGTGGCAGGCATTATCGAGCTTGCAAGACTTTCCCTAAAAAACCCTCTGCCCATGACGATACATCTCGTTTCATTCAGCATAGAAGAGCCACCCTTGTTTAGGACAAGGCAGATGGGCTCTTATGCATATGCAGAGAGCCTTCGTAAGGAAAGGGCAAATATCATCGGTATGGTATCTCTCGAGATGATAGGATATTTCTCTGAATCCAAAGGCACGCAATTTTATCCACTTCCGTTTTTTAGATGGTTTTACCCTGAAAAAGGAGATTTTATAGCATTTGTGGGAAACCTGAAATCGAGGGCATTTACGAGGAAATTTAAAAGTGCTTTTACAAATGTATCGAGGATACCTGTGGAGTCCCTTAACGCAGTGAGCCTCGTTCCTGGGGTGGATTTCTCGGACCATAGCTCCTTCTGGAAATTCGGGTTTCCTGCATTTATGATAACTGACACTGCCTTCTACAGAAACCCAAATTACCATGGAAGAGGAGATACTGCCTCGACATTGGATTATGAAAGGATGTCAGAGATTATAAGAGGCATTTATATGGCACTAAAATTAATTTAAGCTAACCCTGTCCTGCCAAAATAGAAATGTCCTAAAAAGAGGCTATAATTTTCCTTATAGGACATTTCTAAATTGGCTTGAAAATGCAGCAAAAATCTCTTGACAGGAAGGAAGTGGCGGATTAATATAATGCAACTGTCCCGATGCTTCGGGATTCCTACTTCAATGAAGGGAAGGGACAACATACCCTCAGGATTAAGGTCATTCTGGCTTGTCCAGAATCTTTCTTTTGATTCCGAACAAGTCGGAAGGATTCCCGACAAGCGGGAATGACAGCGAAAACGGACATTATTATGCAGGTATTAATAATTAGAATTCAAATTTTATTTTATGGAATTAAGTAACTCTCGTGTTTGATGGTCGTTGGGATTTATTTGTAGTGCCATTTCTAATTCTTTGCGTGCTTTATCTAAGTCCCCTTTGTC
This is a stretch of genomic DNA from Nitrospirota bacterium. It encodes these proteins:
- a CDS encoding cation:proton antiporter, coding for METEFLTALVLMLGVSALSVFLLGRLRIPSLIGFIVAGALIGPHGLGIIGDIRNVEILADIGIILLLFTVGIEFSIRNLLKMRRAVIYGGGSQVLLSIMASTVAVYAFTGDLGKSIFAGFLIALSSTAIVLKLLLERGEMDSPHGRMMVGILIFQDLCVVPFMLLIPFLTGSRIDMLTIGLTMLKAGVIITLVLISAKWIVPKVLHQVVHTRGRELFTITIIFLCLGIALLTSKFGLSLALGAFLAGLIISESEYSYQATSEILPFKNSFLGIFFVSVGMLIDTGYIGDNLLKIIVAVLVIFGIKALTTIASMLSIGNTPRASLHIGIGLMQIGAFSFVLAVAGKEVGLIQQDTYQMFLSASVITMALAPLLLKSAPDVSAWLTAKKPLKRLSRLRKEEIFPKGRSNHVIIIGFGLNGRNLANVLRKTDIPYVILELNSDTVGEEKKKGQPIYFGDGTQKEILEKLGIKEAKVLVVAISDPVSTRNIVAVAKKENPRIHIVVRTRYLSEVDDLRSLGTEEVIPEEFETSVEIFSRVLHHYRLPINVITEHTEDIRKDSYRALRTTELPKRHLTERHDMLSEIETETYIIKEDSHLSGHSLKELQMRTKTGCTILAIQRGDIVHQNPRPDFALKKQDIILLVGKKEDIQRAITYMESDKMLTLKYH
- a CDS encoding M28 family peptidase translates to MPTQDINIDETKTNLMADIKYLTEVVGERSYMDVEKLNMTADYIEERFRSIGCDTKRQPFQYAGNTYWNIICEIRGLSEPDKTIVIGAHYDTVSGTPGADDNASGVAGIIELARLSLKNPLPMTIHLVSFSIEEPPLFRTRQMGSYAYAESLRKERANIIGMVSLEMIGYFSESKGTQFYPLPFFRWFYPEKGDFIAFVGNLKSRAFTRKFKSAFTNVSRIPVESLNAVSLVPGVDFSDHSSFWKFGFPAFMITDTAFYRNPNYHGRGDTASTLDYERMSEIIRGIYMALKLI